In one Trichosurus vulpecula isolate mTriVul1 chromosome 8, mTriVul1.pri, whole genome shotgun sequence genomic region, the following are encoded:
- the LOC118829180 gene encoding transmembrane protein 202-like — MEGPQPATERPLGPTVLTFHTPRTEKIKGDRSYQRPVLPTQKHWIASLSPWQQQHLLKQTHLYIRSFCTGLCGFTLVLLLCISPMPWVQFLLAKNGLELHAGLWTLCEHHLCWSHIPSPPYYLQISRFFFLLSAFTAFIILAWVINSCRHRKEPSTHLDRGVAILSLTSGVSLFICLVLFLMQVKKHTRYNMGSSYLWIFHFNWWGGFFYVVAGLISFFNYKTFRILPRDLDFTEILLTRRRLGINPKMWLSPATEEEEAESGMAVDPVVEIEATVASLGKKVGHKVNNNK; from the exons ATGGAAGGCCCTCAGCCAGCCACAGAAAGGCCATTGGGACCCACGGTCCTGACCTTCCACACCCCTCGAACTGAGAAGATTAAAGGAGATCGCTCCTACCAGAGG CCGGTTCTACCTACCCAAAAACACTGGATTGCTTCATTGTCCCCATGGCAACAGCAGCATCTCCTGAAGCAGACCCACCTCTATATCCGATCGTTCTGTACTGGGTTGTGTGGGTTCACTTTGGTCCTGCTCCTTTGCATCTCCCCGATGCCCTGGGTGCAGTTCCTCTTGGCAAAGAATGGCCTTGAGCTCCATGCGGGACTCTGGACCTTGTGTGAACACCATCTCTGCTGGAGCCACATACCCAGTCCACCCT ATTACCTCCAGATTTCCagattcttctttctcctctctgcctttaCTGCCTTCATTATCCTTGCCTGGGTCATCAACTCCTGCCGGCACAGGAAAGAGCCCAGTACTCACTTGGATCGGGGAGTAGCCATCCTCTCTTTGACTTCAG GAGTCAGCCTGTTCATCTGCCTTGTGCTTTTTCTGATGCAAGTCAAAAAGCATACTCGCTACAACATGGGGTCCTCCTACCTGTGGATCTTCCACTTCAACTGGTGGGGTGGCTTCTTCTACGTAGTGGCTG GGCTTATCTCCTTCTTCAACTACAAAACCTTTAGGATTTTGCCCCGTGATCTGGATTTCACTGAAATTCTCCTAACAAGGAGAAGATTAGGGATTAATCCAAAGATGTGGTTATCACCCGCGACAGAAGAAGAAGAGGCAGAATCAGGGATGGCTGTGGATCCAGTAGTGGAAATAGAGGCCACAGTAGCCTCTTTGGGGAAGAAGGTTGGCCACAAGGTCAACAACAATAAGTAG